The following are from one region of the Haemophilus parainfluenzae genome:
- the sppA gene encoding signal peptide peptidase SppA: MNNILSVLKFCCKALNFIRNLVMNFVFLLFVLALIFLVGLLGDGKKSQVLSGDQGALYLNLTGYLADNTEDMLSWEKELQRLNNEKVSYKYSTFDVVQSILSAKDDERIRGLVLNLNDFEGGDLPSLEYVGKAIQSFKESEKPVIAYADNYTQSQYFLASFADEIYLNPIGQVGIQGLRYENLYFKSMLEKLEITPHIFRVGTYKSAVEPFLRDDMSPEARANMQKWLGGMWQNYMQTLMVNRHITANDVLPNAQKYISDLKALKGDETAYVKKRQLVTHFATRLDLDKKLTAFFGQDAEGNTKLLDFEDYLSDLGDRFSVDPNEKNIVAVVNVEGTIIDGESDEESAGGDTIARLLRQAHDNEKVKAVVLRVNSPGGSAFASEIIRQETENLQKAGKPVVVSMGGMAASGGYWISSTADYIVADKNTITGSIGIFALFPTFENAIKKMGMSTDSVATTDLAETSALSPLSKNTQDIYQLGIENGYDRFLDVVSRGRQLSKDKVDKIAQGQVWLGQDAHKNGLVDELGDIDVAIEKAGALVNQNPDKYMDSFIVQWLVDEDDSFLAKLDRKLKQKGQVLLTNWLGLPQEVHQMKKQLNVLTKFNDPKGQYLYCLNCITTK, encoded by the coding sequence ATGAATAACATCTTAAGCGTATTGAAATTTTGTTGTAAAGCGCTCAATTTTATCCGAAATCTTGTGATGAATTTTGTGTTTTTATTATTTGTTTTAGCGTTGATTTTTCTTGTCGGCCTTTTGGGGGATGGTAAGAAAAGCCAAGTCTTATCAGGTGATCAAGGTGCATTATATTTAAATTTAACGGGCTATCTTGCGGATAACACGGAAGATATGTTGAGTTGGGAAAAGGAACTCCAACGTTTAAATAATGAAAAAGTCTCTTATAAATATTCAACCTTTGATGTGGTGCAAAGTATTTTATCTGCGAAAGATGATGAACGAATTCGTGGTTTAGTGTTGAATTTAAATGACTTTGAAGGGGGGGATCTTCCATCATTAGAGTATGTAGGAAAGGCCATTCAAAGTTTTAAAGAATCAGAAAAGCCAGTTATTGCTTATGCTGACAATTACACACAATCACAATATTTTCTTGCGAGTTTTGCGGACGAAATTTATCTCAATCCGATTGGACAAGTCGGTATTCAAGGTTTACGTTATGAAAATCTTTACTTCAAATCCATGCTCGAAAAACTTGAAATTACGCCGCATATTTTCCGAGTGGGGACATATAAGTCTGCTGTAGAACCTTTCTTGCGTGATGATATGTCACCAGAAGCACGAGCGAATATGCAGAAATGGCTTGGGGGTATGTGGCAAAACTACATGCAAACGTTAATGGTTAATCGTCATATTACCGCTAATGATGTATTACCGAATGCACAAAAATATATTAGTGATTTAAAAGCCTTAAAGGGTGATGAAACGGCTTATGTGAAAAAACGTCAGTTAGTGACACATTTTGCGACAAGATTGGATTTAGATAAAAAATTGACTGCATTTTTTGGTCAAGATGCAGAGGGAAATACTAAATTATTAGATTTTGAAGATTATTTATCTGATTTAGGTGATCGTTTCTCTGTTGATCCAAATGAAAAAAATATCGTTGCTGTAGTTAATGTCGAAGGGACAATTATTGATGGGGAAAGTGATGAAGAGTCTGCTGGTGGTGATACCATTGCGAGATTATTAAGACAGGCTCACGATAATGAGAAAGTGAAGGCAGTTGTTCTCCGTGTTAATTCTCCGGGCGGTAGCGCTTTTGCATCTGAAATTATTCGCCAGGAAACTGAAAATCTTCAAAAAGCAGGTAAGCCTGTTGTGGTATCTATGGGCGGTATGGCTGCATCTGGTGGTTATTGGATTTCATCTACTGCAGATTATATTGTGGCAGATAAAAATACGATTACGGGTTCTATCGGGATTTTTGCGTTATTCCCAACCTTTGAAAATGCAATCAAAAAAATGGGAATGAGTACTGATAGTGTGGCGACAACAGATCTCGCGGAAACGTCAGCTTTAAGCCCATTGAGTAAAAATACTCAAGATATCTATCAACTTGGTATCGAAAATGGTTATGACCGCTTCTTAGATGTTGTAAGCCGTGGTCGTCAGTTATCAAAAGATAAAGTAGATAAAATTGCTCAAGGCCAAGTTTGGTTAGGGCAAGATGCACATAAAAATGGTTTGGTGGATGAATTAGGTGATATAGATGTAGCCATTGAGAAAGCTGGTGCTCTAGTAAACCAAAATCCGGATAAATATATGGATAGCTTTATTGTGCAATGGTTAGTTGATGAAGATGATAGCTTCTTAGCAAAATTAGATCGCAAGCTTAAGCAAAAAGGGCAAGTATTATTGACAAATTGGTTGGGATTGCCACAGGAAGTGCATCAAATGAAAAAACAACTGAATGTGTTAACCAAATTTAATGATCCAAAAGGGCAGTATTTGTATTGTTTAAATTGTATTACTACGAAGTAA
- a CDS encoding nitroreductase family protein, which translates to MDALTLLTQRKSNKKLTAPAPSQVQLEQMFQAALHAPDHGKLEPYHFVVIQGTGLSKLESLLKAAVAEFELGEERLKKAENFARRAPMVIAVIAKINHEVKKVPGWEQMLTAGAATYAIQLAGNALGFESFWATGPLVEGHELRETFGCDKNDKIVALLQIGTAAEKLERDCKPKDLSRFVTHL; encoded by the coding sequence ATGGATGCATTAACTCTTTTAACACAACGTAAATCCAATAAAAAATTAACGGCACCAGCCCCTAGCCAAGTACAATTAGAACAAATGTTTCAAGCCGCTTTACATGCACCTGATCATGGTAAGCTTGAGCCTTATCATTTCGTGGTAATTCAAGGCACAGGTTTAAGTAAATTGGAAAGCTTGCTCAAAGCGGCAGTGGCTGAATTTGAGTTAGGTGAAGAGCGATTAAAAAAAGCAGAGAATTTTGCACGCCGTGCACCGATGGTCATTGCGGTAATTGCTAAAATTAATCATGAAGTGAAAAAAGTACCAGGTTGGGAACAAATGCTTACTGCAGGTGCAGCAACTTATGCGATTCAACTTGCGGGCAACGCACTGGGTTTTGAAAGTTTTTGGGCAACTGGTCCTCTCGTTGAAGGGCATGAATTACGTGAAACGTTTGGTTGCGACAAAAATGATAAGATCGTTGCCTTATTACAAATTGGTACGGCCGCTGAAAAATTAGAAAGAGACTGTAAACCAAAAGATTTATCACGTTTCGTGACCCATCTATAA
- the metX gene encoding homoserine O-acetyltransferase MetX, whose translation MAVQNVELFQDNPLQLTLGGQLSPINVAYQTYGTLNADKSNAVLICHALTGDAEPYFDEPNKDGWWQNFMGEGLAFDTSKYFFICSNVLGGCKGTTGPSSINPTTGKPYGSQFPNIIVQDIIKVQKALLDYLGITHLKAIVGGSFGGMQATQWAIDYPDFMDNIVNLCSSIFFSAEAIGFNHVMRQAVINDPNFNNGDYYEGTPPNQGLSIARMLGMLTYRTDVQLAKAFGRATKSEGQFWGDHFQVESYLSYQGKKFLERFDANTYLHLLRALDLYDPSVGYTDVKEALSRIKACYTLVSVTTDQLFKSIDLHKSKQLLEQAGIDLRFYEFPSDYGHDAFLVDYTAFENKIRSGLEGEFE comes from the coding sequence ATGGCTGTGCAAAATGTCGAGTTGTTTCAAGACAATCCCCTCCAATTAACATTGGGTGGGCAGCTTTCGCCTATTAATGTCGCGTATCAAACTTACGGGACTTTAAATGCAGATAAAAGCAATGCTGTATTGATTTGTCATGCCTTAACAGGAGATGCCGAACCTTATTTTGATGAACCGAATAAAGATGGCTGGTGGCAAAACTTTATGGGCGAAGGTCTAGCCTTTGATACATCTAAGTACTTTTTTATTTGCTCAAATGTATTAGGCGGTTGTAAAGGAACAACGGGACCAAGCTCAATTAATCCCACTACAGGAAAACCTTACGGTAGCCAGTTCCCCAATATTATTGTTCAAGATATTATCAAAGTACAAAAAGCGTTACTTGACTATCTCGGTATAACACATCTAAAAGCGATAGTGGGCGGCTCTTTTGGCGGTATGCAAGCTACACAATGGGCAATTGATTATCCGGATTTTATGGATAATATTGTGAATCTTTGCTCTTCGATTTTCTTCAGTGCGGAAGCTATTGGGTTTAATCATGTGATGCGTCAGGCTGTCATTAATGATCCGAATTTTAATAATGGTGATTATTATGAGGGGACACCGCCTAATCAAGGGCTTTCCATTGCTCGTATGTTGGGAATGTTGACCTATCGGACCGATGTGCAGTTAGCCAAGGCATTTGGGCGAGCGACTAAATCTGAAGGACAATTTTGGGGAGATCACTTTCAAGTGGAATCCTATTTGAGTTATCAAGGTAAAAAATTTTTAGAGCGTTTTGATGCCAACACCTATTTGCATTTATTGCGTGCGCTCGATCTGTATGATCCTAGTGTAGGGTATACAGACGTAAAAGAAGCCTTATCTCGAATTAAAGCCTGTTATACATTAGTTTCAGTGACGACAGATCAACTATTTAAATCCATTGATTTGCATAAAAGTAAACAGCTTTTAGAGCAAGCCGGCATAGATTTAAGATTTTATGAATTCCCATCAGATTATGGTCACGATGCGTTTTTAGTGGACTATACAGCGTTTGAAAATAAAATCCGAAGTGGATTAGAAGGCGAGTTTGAATAA
- a CDS encoding SanA/YdcF family protein → MQLSKMRLKMTALSWLSRLPLKKLLGYALGLGLLVLIGCFTIDRAVSFYVQDRVYEDVETLPHRHYALVLGTSKYVAKGKTNKYYDYRLEASKYLIDQNKVDYLLLSGDNRTLQYNEPRTMFLDLRKMGVSESVMFKDFAGFRTLDSVVRANKVFQVPSFTIISQKFHCERALLIAKHYNIDAICFTAKQPEVYFGTRVREMFARVKAVLDLIIGVKPYFLGTPEPLPMPAE, encoded by the coding sequence ATGCAACTATCCAAAATGCGGTTAAAAATGACTGCACTTTCATGGCTCTCTCGCCTTCCGCTGAAAAAACTCCTCGGCTACGCTTTGGGGTTAGGTTTACTCGTCTTGATTGGTTGCTTCACCATTGATCGCGCTGTGAGTTTCTATGTACAGGATCGCGTTTATGAAGACGTTGAAACACTCCCACATCGTCACTATGCATTAGTATTGGGCACATCCAAATATGTTGCCAAAGGTAAAACCAACAAATATTACGACTACCGTTTAGAAGCATCAAAATACTTAATCGATCAAAATAAAGTTGATTATTTACTGCTAAGTGGCGATAACCGTACGCTTCAATATAACGAGCCTCGTACCATGTTTTTGGACCTACGTAAAATGGGTGTGTCTGAAAGCGTCATGTTTAAAGATTTTGCAGGATTCCGCACCTTAGACTCTGTTGTGCGAGCCAATAAAGTTTTCCAAGTTCCTTCCTTTACGATCATCAGTCAAAAATTCCATTGTGAACGTGCGCTACTTATTGCTAAACATTACAATATTGATGCCATTTGTTTCACCGCAAAACAGCCTGAAGTTTATTTTGGGACGCGTGTCCGCGAAATGTTTGCTCGCGTGAAAGCCGTATTAGACTTAATTATCGGGGTAAAACCCTACTTTCTTGGTACACCAGAACCGCTACCAATGCCTGCTGAATAG
- the lysC gene encoding lysine-sensitive aspartokinase 3, producing MSHLSVAKFGGTSVANYSAMQACAKIIIADPNTRVVVLSASAGVTNLLVALANGLEAEERAKLIGEARQIQENILNELQDDSRVRPVIEKYLENITALSEAASLATSKALTDEIISQGEMMSTQIFIEVLRELQTTATWVDVRTLVATNDNFGKAAPDDAQTQANCDNLLKPLIDRGELVITQGFIGREPGGKTTTLGRGGSDYSAALLAEVLNAKDVLIWTDVAGIYTTDPRVVPEAKRIDTMSFAEAAEMATFGAKVLHPATLLPAVRSNIPVYVGSSKAPDAGGTWVTRDPQPRPTFRAIAVRRDQTLLTLSSLSMLHAQGFLANVFNILAKYKISVDTITTSEVSIALTLDKTGSASSGVELLSPELLEELSQYCTVKVDTGLSLVALIGNDLHLASGVAKRIFDTLEGYNIRMISYGASTNNICMLAHSDKADDVVRSLHKSLFE from the coding sequence ATGTCTCATTTATCGGTAGCAAAATTTGGTGGTACATCCGTTGCGAACTATTCCGCGATGCAAGCTTGTGCCAAAATCATCATTGCAGATCCTAATACTCGAGTTGTAGTGCTTTCTGCATCGGCAGGTGTTACTAACTTATTAGTTGCCCTAGCCAATGGTTTAGAAGCAGAAGAACGTGCAAAATTAATCGGTGAAGCCCGTCAAATTCAAGAAAATATTTTAAATGAATTACAAGACGACAGCCGTGTGCGCCCTGTCATCGAAAAATACTTGGAAAATATTACTGCACTTTCTGAAGCAGCAAGCCTTGCGACGTCAAAAGCTTTAACTGACGAAATCATCAGTCAAGGTGAAATGATGTCGACACAAATTTTCATTGAAGTATTAAGAGAATTACAAACTACCGCAACTTGGGTCGATGTGCGTACTTTAGTCGCAACCAATGATAACTTTGGTAAAGCGGCACCAGATGATGCACAAACTCAAGCAAATTGCGATAATTTATTAAAACCATTAATCGACCGAGGTGAATTAGTCATCACCCAAGGTTTTATTGGTCGTGAACCAGGCGGTAAAACGACTACTTTAGGCCGTGGTGGTAGTGACTACTCTGCTGCACTTTTAGCGGAAGTATTAAACGCAAAAGATGTATTAATTTGGACGGATGTAGCGGGAATTTACACTACTGACCCTCGTGTCGTCCCTGAAGCAAAACGTATTGATACCATGAGCTTTGCTGAAGCAGCTGAAATGGCAACTTTCGGCGCTAAAGTATTACACCCTGCAACATTACTTCCAGCTGTACGCAGTAATATTCCTGTTTATGTAGGTTCAAGTAAAGCACCTGATGCAGGCGGTACTTGGGTAACACGCGATCCTCAACCACGTCCGACATTCCGTGCTATTGCAGTTCGTCGTGATCAAACTTTATTGACGCTTTCAAGCTTAAGCATGCTACACGCTCAAGGATTCCTTGCGAATGTATTCAATATCTTAGCCAAATATAAAATTTCGGTGGACACCATTACCACTTCTGAAGTGAGCATTGCATTAACGTTAGATAAAACTGGCTCAGCTTCATCTGGTGTAGAATTACTTTCTCCTGAATTATTAGAAGAATTAAGCCAATACTGCACCGTGAAAGTTGATACAGGCTTATCGCTTGTCGCATTAATTGGAAATGATTTACACCTAGCTTCAGGTGTGGCAAAACGTATTTTTGACACGCTTGAAGGCTATAACATTCGCATGATTAGCTATGGCGCAAGCACGAATAACATTTGTATGCTAGCACATAGTGACAAAGCGGATGACGTAGTACGTTCATTACATAAATCGTTGTTTGAATAA
- the purA gene encoding adenylosuccinate synthase — protein MGKSVVVLGAQWGDEGKGKIVDLLTDRVKYVVRYQGGHNAGHTLIINGEKTVLRLIPSGILRDNVTCLIGNGVVLSPAALMQEMGELESRGVKVRERLLISEACPLILPYHVAMDHAREAALGKKAIGTTGRGIGPAYEDKVARRGLRVGDLFNREAFAEKLKNILEYYNFQLVNYYKVEPVDYQKTLDDVFAVADIITGMVADITTILDTARKNGDNILFEGAQGTMLDIDHGTYPYVTSSNTTAGGVATGSGFGPRNLDYVLGIIKAYCTRVGGGPFTTELFDETGAEIARKGNEFGAVTGRPRRCGWFDAVAIRRAIQLNSISGFCMTKLDVLDGFDEVKICTAYKMPNGEIVEYAPLAAKDWEGVEPIYETLPGWKENTFGVTDVNKLPQTCRNYIKRIEEVTGVPVAILSTGPDRVQTMILRDPFAA, from the coding sequence ATGGGAAAAAGTGTTGTTGTTCTTGGCGCTCAGTGGGGCGATGAAGGGAAAGGCAAGATCGTTGATTTATTAACAGATCGCGTTAAATATGTAGTGCGTTACCAAGGTGGTCACAACGCAGGTCACACTTTAATTATTAATGGTGAAAAAACTGTATTACGCTTAATTCCATCAGGTATTTTACGTGATAACGTGACCTGTTTAATCGGTAACGGCGTGGTACTCTCTCCTGCTGCATTAATGCAAGAAATGGGCGAATTAGAAAGCCGTGGCGTAAAAGTACGTGAACGTTTATTAATTTCAGAAGCTTGTCCATTAATCCTACCTTATCACGTTGCAATGGATCACGCTCGTGAAGCCGCGTTAGGCAAAAAAGCCATTGGTACAACCGGTCGTGGTATCGGCCCAGCTTATGAAGATAAAGTGGCTCGTCGTGGTTTACGCGTGGGCGATTTATTCAATCGCGAAGCCTTTGCTGAAAAATTAAAAAATATCCTTGAATACTATAATTTCCAATTGGTGAACTACTACAAAGTAGAACCTGTTGATTATCAAAAAACATTAGACGATGTGTTCGCAGTAGCTGATATTATTACTGGTATGGTGGCAGATATCACAACCATCTTAGATACCGCACGTAAAAATGGTGACAACATCCTATTCGAAGGTGCACAAGGTACGATGCTTGATATCGACCACGGCACCTATCCGTATGTAACCAGTTCTAACACCACAGCAGGTGGCGTAGCAACAGGTTCTGGTTTCGGTCCTCGCAACCTTGACTATGTGTTAGGTATCATCAAAGCATACTGTACTCGTGTTGGTGGCGGTCCATTCACCACAGAATTATTCGATGAAACTGGTGCTGAAATTGCACGTAAAGGTAATGAATTTGGTGCTGTAACTGGTCGTCCACGTCGTTGTGGTTGGTTTGATGCTGTCGCGATTCGCCGTGCAATTCAACTTAACTCGATTTCTGGTTTCTGTATGACTAAATTAGACGTATTAGATGGCTTTGACGAAGTGAAAATCTGTACGGCTTACAAAATGCCAAATGGCGAAATCGTTGAATATGCCCCATTAGCAGCGAAAGATTGGGAAGGCGTAGAGCCAATTTACGAAACCTTACCAGGCTGGAAAGAAAACACCTTCGGTGTGACTGATGTAAATAAATTACCGCAAACTTGCCGTAATTACATCAAACGTATCGAAGAAGTAACTGGCGTACCTGTCGCTATCCTTTCAACGGGTCCTGATCGTGTTCAAACAATGATTTTACGCGATCCATTTGCGGCCTAA
- a CDS encoding DUF484 family protein: MTEQDIADYLKNHPDFFTHRPELLQQISIPHGHEEGTISLVEAQLARQREQIKTLTQLLEKFHQLAHQEADIFFALLPLQKKLFQTEDFIAINEKLDDWAKGYELEGAKILLFTDNWQKNNSIPEQHWLDRKAFELIRLERMGLRQFYLGDLSNKEKALMFLPEELPIGSVAICRLGGTPQKPTALLLFKSRDTDRFHNDQDTTFLRHLVDIVELHLGRWL, from the coding sequence ATGACTGAACAAGATATTGCTGACTACCTAAAAAATCATCCTGATTTTTTTACCCATCGCCCAGAACTACTTCAACAGATTAGTATTCCGCATGGCCATGAAGAAGGGACGATTTCGTTAGTCGAAGCACAGCTTGCTCGGCAACGAGAACAAATCAAAACACTTACTCAACTCCTTGAAAAATTTCATCAGCTTGCTCATCAAGAAGCCGATATCTTCTTTGCTCTTTTGCCTTTGCAGAAAAAACTATTTCAGACAGAAGACTTTATTGCCATCAATGAAAAGCTTGATGACTGGGCAAAAGGCTATGAACTAGAAGGTGCTAAAATCTTACTTTTCACTGACAACTGGCAAAAAAATAATTCTATTCCTGAACAACATTGGTTAGACCGAAAAGCCTTTGAACTCATTCGCCTAGAGCGCATGGGCTTACGCCAATTCTATTTAGGCGATCTCTCCAATAAAGAAAAAGCCCTCATGTTCCTTCCTGAAGAGCTCCCTATCGGCTCTGTTGCGATTTGCCGTTTAGGTGGAACACCTCAAAAACCAACCGCACTTTTACTCTTCAAATCTCGAGACACAGACCGTTTCCACAACGACCAAGACACCACATTTCTTCGACATTTAGTCGATATTGTGGAATTGCATTTGGGAAGATGGCTTTAA
- a CDS encoding ABC transporter substrate-binding protein — protein sequence MNKKMSLTLIAIGLGMSLSNMAAAQEKLIVYTSMKESLIGALKAKFTEKHPDVEMDYQSAGAGKLMAKIATEKESGKIMADVIWTSEVPDFFQMKKNGMLEAYVSPETANIVNPIPNFDGSFTPVRLGTLAIAYNTRFVKDNPPAEWADILKPEYKGAFGIANPALSGTSYMSVSLLKDKFGWEFFEKLKANKAKVGKGAGQVIDDTASGDLLASLAVDYITNDKIKKGAQLKLVYPKETLVIPSPAAILKGTEHLAASQKFIDFLLSEDGQKIIANEGTLPVRKGIELDAKFGMPSLEDAVSRAIPIDYEKLMSEKEETIKHFTQILQGR from the coding sequence ATGAATAAAAAAATGTCTTTAACATTGATTGCCATTGGACTAGGTATGTCACTTAGTAATATGGCTGCGGCACAAGAAAAATTAATTGTGTACACATCAATGAAAGAATCATTAATTGGTGCATTAAAAGCAAAATTTACTGAAAAACATCCAGATGTTGAAATGGATTATCAGTCTGCCGGCGCCGGAAAATTGATGGCTAAAATTGCAACAGAAAAAGAATCCGGGAAAATTATGGCCGATGTGATTTGGACAAGTGAAGTACCTGACTTCTTCCAAATGAAAAAAAACGGCATGCTTGAAGCTTATGTTTCTCCTGAAACTGCCAATATTGTTAACCCTATCCCTAACTTTGATGGTTCTTTTACCCCAGTCCGCCTCGGTACACTAGCAATCGCCTACAATACCCGCTTCGTTAAAGATAACCCACCTGCTGAATGGGCTGATATCTTAAAACCTGAATATAAAGGTGCATTTGGTATTGCAAACCCTGCATTATCGGGTACGTCATATATGAGTGTATCTTTATTAAAAGATAAATTTGGTTGGGAATTCTTTGAAAAATTAAAAGCAAATAAAGCTAAAGTAGGTAAAGGTGCAGGACAAGTTATCGACGATACCGCATCTGGTGATTTATTAGCCTCTCTCGCTGTTGACTATATTACCAACGATAAAATTAAAAAAGGCGCGCAATTAAAATTGGTTTATCCAAAAGAAACACTCGTCATCCCTAGCCCTGCAGCGATCTTAAAAGGCACTGAACACCTTGCTGCTTCACAAAAATTTATTGACTTCTTACTTTCTGAAGATGGGCAAAAAATCATTGCAAATGAAGGCACATTACCAGTTAGAAAAGGTATTGAACTTGATGCTAAATTTGGTATGCCATCTCTAGAAGATGCCGTATCAAGAGCGATTCCTATTGACTATGAAAAATTAATGTCAGAAAAAGAAGAAACAATTAAACATTTCACTCAAATTCTTCAAGGTCGTTAA
- a CDS encoding ABC transporter ATP-binding protein, with protein sequence MATITFENVSKKFGSNEVLKNLSLVVQDGECFTLLGPSGCGKTVLLRLLAGFDVPDSGRILIDDVVVADPATNTDIPPDQRGLGVVFQDYAVWPHMTVFDNIAYPLKLKNIEKEALHKQVMEVVELVNLTGLEERLPSQLSGGQQQRVALARALVAKPSLMLLDEPLNNLDANLREEMRFEIKELQKKLGITILYVTHDQEIALAISDRLAIMNEHGDIQQIGTPWDIYERSENEMVFKFMGLANFIPVRYQNNHHYIGEGNQILNWKNLPPNSGKLGCRPSDIILSKDNEGLLGKISRASFLGAVMDYMVEIDGVTLRTEIPTNKALRNNLMFNEGENCFISFHDLLWFDSAKEI encoded by the coding sequence ATGGCAACAATTACATTTGAAAATGTATCCAAAAAATTCGGCTCAAATGAAGTGTTAAAAAATCTGTCCTTAGTTGTACAAGATGGAGAATGTTTTACGCTTCTTGGCCCATCCGGCTGTGGGAAAACTGTCTTATTACGCCTGCTTGCAGGATTTGATGTGCCAGATAGTGGCCGTATTTTAATTGATGATGTGGTTGTTGCCGATCCCGCTACAAACACGGATATTCCGCCAGATCAACGCGGTCTAGGTGTGGTCTTCCAAGATTATGCTGTTTGGCCACATATGACTGTCTTTGACAATATCGCCTACCCTCTAAAATTAAAGAATATTGAAAAAGAAGCTCTCCATAAACAAGTGATGGAAGTGGTCGAATTAGTTAATTTAACTGGTTTAGAAGAACGTTTACCTTCTCAATTGTCAGGGGGGCAACAACAGCGCGTTGCTCTCGCAAGGGCATTAGTTGCTAAACCATCTTTAATGCTCTTAGACGAACCTCTCAATAATTTGGATGCCAATCTTCGAGAAGAAATGCGTTTTGAAATTAAAGAATTACAGAAAAAACTCGGTATTACTATTCTGTACGTAACACATGACCAAGAAATTGCCCTAGCAATATCAGATCGTTTGGCCATTATGAATGAGCATGGTGATATCCAACAAATTGGAACACCATGGGACATTTATGAGCGTTCAGAAAATGAGATGGTATTTAAATTTATGGGGCTCGCAAATTTCATTCCTGTGAGATACCAAAATAATCATCATTATATTGGAGAAGGTAATCAAATTTTAAACTGGAAAAACTTGCCACCTAACTCAGGGAAATTAGGATGTCGACCTTCCGATATCATACTCAGCAAAGACAATGAAGGTTTACTAGGAAAAATATCAAGAGCCAGCTTTCTTGGCGCGGTAATGGATTATATGGTAGAGATTGATGGTGTAACACTACGAACAGAAATCCCAACTAATAAAGCATTACGTAATAATTTAATGTTCAATGAAGGTGAAAATTGCTTTATCAGTTTTCATGATTTGCTTTGGTTTGATTCTGCTAAAGAAATCTAG